The following DNA comes from Anaerostipes rhamnosivorans.
GGCCGCCGGAAAAGCTGGAGGATATGATCGTGTCGGGTCTGGTAAATACTGCACAGGACATCTGCTCAGATACGGTGGTATACCACAGAAAAGATTATACAAAAAAAGACCGGAAGCTGGATTACATATTGACTAGCAAAAGGACTGGATATCCTGTGATGATCGGGCTTCTGGCCGTGGTCCTCTGGCTGACCATCGTGGGAGCCAATTACCCGTCGGAACTTCTTTCAAAGGGACTGTTCTGGATCGAGGACCGTCTCAGCGAGGTATTTCAGGCCGCAGGTGTGCCTGGATGGATCAATGGGATGCTGCTGTCTGGTGTTTACCGGGTTCTTGCATGGGTCGTATCCGTGATGCTGCCCCCAATGGCGATCTTTTTTCCTTTGTTTACGCTTTTGGAGGATGCCGGTTATCTGCCCAGAGTGGCCTATAATCTGGACCGTCATTTTAAGCGCTGCTGTACATGCGGAAAACAGGCACTCACCATGTGCATGGGGTTCGGATGCAATGCGGCAGGGGTCGTGGGATGCCGGATCATTGACTCGCCAAGGGAAAGGCTGATCGCGATCCTTACCAATGCCTTTGTTCCATGCAACGGAAGGTTTCCCACGCTGATCCTTCTCATCAGTCTGTTTTTTATTGGAACAAAGCAGGGAGCGGCAGCTTCCGTTGGATCAGCCCTGCTGTTGACCCTCGTGATCCTGCTTGGGATTTTTATGACGCTGATTGTTTCAAGACTGCTTTCAAAAACTGTGCTGAAGGGAATACCGGCTTCTTTTACCCTGGAACTGCCACCATTTAGGAGACCTCAGATCGGAAAAGTGATCGTACGTTCTGTATTTGACAGGACACTGTTTGTTCTGGGCCGGGCAGCGGCAGTGGCTGCCCCGGCGGGACTGCTCATATGGATCCTGGCAAACGTGTCTGTGGGAGGAGTCACTTTGTTAAATGGGTTCACTTCAATGCTGGACCCGCTCGGAAGGCTGATCGGACTGGACGGAGTGATCCTTGCAGCCTTTATTCTGGGCTTTCCAGCAAATGAAATTGTAGTTCCAGTGATGATCATGGCGTACCTCTCCCAGGGGACCCTGGCTGAACCAGGAAGCCTTGAGACCATCCGCAGCCTGTTGGTACAGAATGGATGGACCCAGACCACAGCCCTTTGTATGATTTTGTTTTCCTTGATGCATTGGCCGTGTTCCACGACCCTTCTCACGGTTAAAAAAGAAACAGGAAGCATCAAGTGGACATTGGCGGCATTTTTAATTCCCACAGCTGCCGGATGCCTGGTTTGTTTCGCCGCAAAGAGCCTAATGCAGATCATAGGATATCTTTTGTAAAATAGGGGAGTTTTTCTTTAGGCCTCTTTCCGGCAATGAAGAAAAACTCCCCTATACGGCTTTTACTGGCGGCCGGTTTTTAAATACTTCCTCTGAAAAACATTTTTCCCAAATTCTATGTTACAATGATAGAAATAATAGAACGTAAACGCATACGCATTCGGGAGGAGAGCGCTTATGAAGAAGCAGAGGAGAAGAAACATTGTCGTTTTTATTTTGCTGGCAGGCCTTTGTCTGGCGGTGACCGCAGCAGGAAGGTTTTTATGGAAAAACCACAAAGAAACCGTTATTTCCTATTCCGAGAACAAGAATTTTAACACGAAAGATTATCTGCCTTTTTCCGAAAATTCTAAGATCGTACGCCTTGTGGACAAGCCAACACTGCGCCTTAAGAAAAATCTGCCTGTGCTAGACGGGGCGGCTGCATTGTTTCCGGTCTATTCAGCCGTAATCAACGCAGTATACCCATCCGGTACAAGGCTTAAAGAAGTCGACGATAAGAACTGTGCCTTTGTTTATAACAATACAGTGGAGGGATATTACTATCTGCTTTATGGGGAGACAGACATTTTTTTCGGTGTATGCCCGTCAGAGGACCAGCTCGCTGCATTTAAGGAAGAGGGGAAGGAGTGTAAACTGACCCCGATTGGAAGGGAGGCCTTTATCTTTTTTGTAAATAAGGATAACCCGGTGGACAATCTGACCCAGCGTCAGATCAAAGATATCTATTCCGGTAAGATCACCAACTGGAAACAGGCAGGGGGCAAGGATGAGAAGATCACTGCCTATCAGAGAAATGAAGACAGCGGCAGCCAGACTGCTTTCCTCAGGTTCATGAAAGATGAGGTCGTGATGGAACCGCCCACTCATCAGGTGGAAGACTTGATGTCAGGAATGATAGAGGAGGTGGCAAAGTATAAAAACAATACCAAATCCATAGGTTTTTCTTTCCGTTATTATACAGAGGAGATGATTGCAAATCCTCAGGTGAAAATTCTCTCTGTAGACGGGATCAAGCCGTCTAAGGAGACCATAAGGGACGGAAGTTATCCTCTGGGTGTTTCTATATATGCCGCTACCTTAAAGAGCAATCGCAAGAAGAACGTGAAAAAGCTGGTGGACTGGATGTTATCAGAACAGGGACAGTATATCGTGGAAAAAACAGGATATGTGGGCGTGAAATAGCTGATTTTGATAACATCTTATTTTCTATGTTGTAAAATGAACCGATTGTTGTTACGATACTGATATCTGATTAAAATATAGAACGAATTTTGGGAAAGAAGAGGGAAGTATGAATATTATTATCGTAGGCTGCGGAAAAGTCGGCCGTTCTCTGGTAGAGCAGTTAAGCAGTGAGAATCACGACATTTCAGTGGTGGATCCAAAGGCTCATGTTGTCCAGTCATTGGTCGATATGTATGACGTATTTGGCATTGTGGGAAATGGGGCCAGCTATAATATTCTGAAGGAAGTAGGAGTGGAAGAGGCCGATCTTATGATCGCTGTGACCAATTCAGATGAATTAAATCTATTGTGTTGTCTGATCGCAAAAAAGGCGGGCAGATGTGCGACGATCGCCAGAGTCAGCAATCCGGTTTACTTTGAGGAGATCAATTTTATCAAGGAAGAGATGGGCATTTCCATGATCATCAATCCGGAGCTTGCCGCGGCTTCGGAGATGTCAAGGATTTTGAGGATCCCCACCGCTATGGAGATCAATTCATTTGCAAAAGGAAAAGTGGAACTCCTCAAGTTTGTTCTCAGGAAAAATTCCATTTTAAATGGGATGGGAATGAAGGAAATCGGTGAGAGAATGCACGGCGAAGTGCTTGTGTGCGCGGTAGAACGCCAGAATGATGTCTTTATACCTTCTGGGGACTTTGTTCTGCAGGAAAACGACAGGATCTCTATTGTAGCTTCACCGGGAAGTGCCAGCAGGTTTTTTCATAAGATTGGTGTTCAGATGAACCCGGTCAGGAATGTTATGATCGTGGGGGGAAGCAAAACAGCGTACTATCTGGCTAAAAAGCTGCTCAAGATGGGAATCTCCGTAAAGATCATTGACAAAGATTTTGACCGGTGCGAAGAGCTGAGTGTTCTGCTTCCCAAAGCAGTCATCATTCACGGCAACGGAAGCGACCAGGAAGTTTTGTTGGAAGAAGGCCTTTTGGAGACAGATGCTTTTGTCGCGCTGACCAATTTTGATGAGGAAAATGTATTTCTCTCCCTGTTTGTAAAGGGACAGACGCCGGCGAAGCTGATCACGAAGGTCAAACGGGTCAGCTATAATCATATTATTGACGGCCTTGACCTGGGAAGCCTGATCTACCCGGAATATATCACGGCCCAGTATATCATCCAGTATGTAAGGGCAAAGCAGAATTCCATCGGGAGCAATATTGAGAATCTGTATAAGATC
Coding sequences within:
- the feoB gene encoding ferrous iron transport protein B produces the protein MELTVKKQNPNDRIIAIAGNPNVGKSTVFNNLTGMRQHTGNWPGKTVANAQGYCSTQNNSYVMVDIPGTYSLMAHSAEEEVARNFLCFQKPDAVIAVCDACCLERNMNLVLQILEITDRTVVCVNLMDEARKKGISVDVEKLSEKLGIPVVSAAARSGEGLDELMEAVDCMAEGRWKAAALQTRYEPCLEEALDMMEPALAEHIPENLPSRWIGMKLLEGTSSLLKEMEQRSGRPFSEDPAVAGAVDRANGILFKDGGPPEKLEDMIVSGLVNTAQDICSDTVVYHRKDYTKKDRKLDYILTSKRTGYPVMIGLLAVVLWLTIVGANYPSELLSKGLFWIEDRLSEVFQAAGVPGWINGMLLSGVYRVLAWVVSVMLPPMAIFFPLFTLLEDAGYLPRVAYNLDRHFKRCCTCGKQALTMCMGFGCNAAGVVGCRIIDSPRERLIAILTNAFVPCNGRFPTLILLISLFFIGTKQGAAASVGSALLLTLVILLGIFMTLIVSRLLSKTVLKGIPASFTLELPPFRRPQIGKVIVRSVFDRTLFVLGRAAAVAAPAGLLIWILANVSVGGVTLLNGFTSMLDPLGRLIGLDGVILAAFILGFPANEIVVPVMIMAYLSQGTLAEPGSLETIRSLLVQNGWTQTTALCMILFSLMHWPCSTTLLTVKKETGSIKWTLAAFLIPTAAGCLVCFAAKSLMQIIGYLL
- a CDS encoding PstS family phosphate ABC transporter substrate-binding protein encodes the protein MKKQRRRNIVVFILLAGLCLAVTAAGRFLWKNHKETVISYSENKNFNTKDYLPFSENSKIVRLVDKPTLRLKKNLPVLDGAAALFPVYSAVINAVYPSGTRLKEVDDKNCAFVYNNTVEGYYYLLYGETDIFFGVCPSEDQLAAFKEEGKECKLTPIGREAFIFFVNKDNPVDNLTQRQIKDIYSGKITNWKQAGGKDEKITAYQRNEDSGSQTAFLRFMKDEVVMEPPTHQVEDLMSGMIEEVAKYKNNTKSIGFSFRYYTEEMIANPQVKILSVDGIKPSKETIRDGSYPLGVSIYAATLKSNRKKNVKKLVDWMLSEQGQYIVEKTGYVGVK
- the trkA gene encoding Trk system potassium transporter TrkA — encoded protein: MNIIIVGCGKVGRSLVEQLSSENHDISVVDPKAHVVQSLVDMYDVFGIVGNGASYNILKEVGVEEADLMIAVTNSDELNLLCCLIAKKAGRCATIARVSNPVYFEEINFIKEEMGISMIINPELAAASEMSRILRIPTAMEINSFAKGKVELLKFVLRKNSILNGMGMKEIGERMHGEVLVCAVERQNDVFIPSGDFVLQENDRISIVASPGSASRFFHKIGVQMNPVRNVMIVGGSKTAYYLAKKLLKMGISVKIIDKDFDRCEELSVLLPKAVIIHGNGSDQEVLLEEGLLETDAFVALTNFDEENVFLSLFVKGQTPAKLITKVKRVSYNHIIDGLDLGSLIYPEYITAQYIIQYVRAKQNSIGSNIENLYKIVDGRAEALEFHIEEHAPVIGIPLQSLPLRDQILICSINRNGTVIIPKGQDTIRIGDTVIVVTTKTGLHDISDILRKE